The following proteins are co-located in the Castanea sativa cultivar Marrone di Chiusa Pesio chromosome 8, ASM4071231v1 genome:
- the LOC142606854 gene encoding copper transporter 6-like gives MHDMESPPTPMNDSTGDGMHNMNHNHTNMAMNMNMMHMTFFWGSNAEILFSGWPGTRLGMYILALIVVFVLSVLVEWFSHCQLIQPGVNDVKAGLVQTLMHAIRIGLAYIVMLAVMSFNVGILLVAVAGHATGFLLFGSRVFKDSEMTSSVKTSDLPPMSC, from the coding sequence ATGCATGACATGGAGTCACCACCAACTCCCATGAATGACTCAACTGGAGATGGAATGCACAACATGAACCATAACCATACCAATATGGccatgaacatgaacatgatgCACATGACCTTCTTCTGGGGTTCCAACGCTGAAATACTCTTCTCTGGTTGGCCCGGCACACGTCTTGGTATGTACATATTGGCTCTGATAGTAGTCTTTGTGCTCTCAGTGCTTGTTGAGTGGTTCTCTCATTGCCAATTGATCCAACCAGGTGTTAACGATGTTAAAGCTGGTCTTGTTCAGACCCTTATGCATGCAATTCGGATTGGTCTTGCTTATATTGTAATGCTTGCTGTTATGTCTTTTAACGTTGGTATATTACTCGTGGCTGTTGCGGGACACGCAACAGGGTTTTTGCTCTTTGGCAGTCGAGTTTTCAAGGATTCAGAAATGACATCGTCTGTGAAAACTAGTGATCTTCCCCCAATGAGTTGctga
- the LOC142607056 gene encoding copper transporter 6-like yields MEGMDHGDMPGMGGMSPPPSSLSSMNGTTGMHHKMMMHMTFFWGKNAEILFNGWPGTDTGMYVLALVIVFVLSFLIECLSHCRLTKPGSSNVAAGLLQTFLHALRVGLAYIVMLAVMSFNVGVLLVAVAGHTLGFFFFASRIFNKPAAVAGSDLPPMSC; encoded by the coding sequence ATGGAAGGTATGGATCATGGTGATATGCCTGGCATGGGTGGTATgtcaccaccaccatcatcattatcatccaTGAATGGCACAACTGGGATGCACCACAAAATGATGATGCACATGACCTTCTTCTGGGGCAAGAACGCAGAGATACTCTTCAATGGTTGGCCTGGCACCGACACTGGCATGTATGTATTAGCCTTGGTTATTGTCTTTGTGCTCTCTTTCCTCATTGAGTGCCTCAGTCATTGCCGATTGACCAAGCCTGGTTCATCTAATGTCGCGGCTGGTTTGCTCCAAACCTTTTTGCATGCCTTAAGGGTTGGACTAGCTTATATAGTTATGTTGGCTGTGATGTCTTTCAATGTTGGTGTGCTTTTGGTTGCTGTGGCTGGCCATACTTTGGGGTTCTTTTTCTTTGCTAGTAGGATTTTCAACAAACCAGCTGCTGTAGCAGGATCAGATCTTCCTCCTATGAGTTGTTGA
- the LOC142606165 gene encoding uncharacterized protein LOC142606165, with protein MDLNKESDLLDMVLMIAWSIWRNSNEVWQGGRKLIAAAIYGLATRLLEEYYVAQETPSQTQDPPPESNKWIPPPTRWYKVNTDGAVFSKHKWIGIGVIVRDDQGRVVVTMSKILRAPLGALEVKAKALQVAAVFG; from the coding sequence ATGGATCTGAATAAGGAGTCTGATCTGTTGGATATGGTATTGATGATTGCATGGAGTATTTGGCGAAACAGTAATGAAGTGTGGCAAGGGGGAAGAAAACTCATAGCTGCTGCAATCTATGGATTAGCCACAAGACTGTTAGAGGAATATTATGTAGCACAAGAAACTCCAAGCCAAACCCAAGATCCTCCACCCGAAAGTAACAAATGGATTCCTCCCCCAACAAGATGGTACAAGGTGAATACTGATGGAGCAGTCTTCTCAAAGCACAAATGGATTGGTATTGGGGTGATAGTAAGGGATGATCAAGGTAGGGTAGTTGTTACTATGAGTAAGATATTGCGGGCCCCCTTAGGTGCATTGGAGGTTAAAGCTAAAGCACTTCAAGTTGCTGCTGTTTTTGGCTAG